A part of Ammospiza caudacuta isolate bAmmCau1 chromosome 7, bAmmCau1.pri, whole genome shotgun sequence genomic DNA contains:
- the VCAM1 gene encoding vascular cell adhesion protein 1 has protein sequence MFKEMGRANQAVLLILCVLRTVKAFEMEIIPAERIVAQIGGTLIFTCNTTGCASPSFSWRTQMDSPLGGKVRNHRTYSTLTMNPVGVVNSHSYLCTVICGERGKKEKSVKVELYSFPSDPIIDISPSLVAGEPAPVICKIPDVYPSHHLEVLLKKDGQVLHEEYFLDDDSTNTETKTVTYTFHPMAEDAGKEITCVARLPIVDMDFEPKERTSSQKLNVNFGPQNTVITASPSNSPMEGDSLNLTCVTQSDPPAQIVWSKYLAEESIQHLIKNNVLFIPRVHFNDSGRYICEVINLVTNKTEEATVNIVIQGAPVITELSIEPSTTVQEGQNVSIQCSAESNPPPKIILRRKSDNADIGTSSARSIFLPSVMFQNGGDYECVAENKYGNSKSEITLNVKYGPKNTMITVFPAALKEGETVTMKCTSSGNPAPVISWKKKKATGESEEISKNATITIHNLKSQDLGLYECEAYNQFGKEEKAVELYVQARLEEPDQMIPFIIAFSSVAAVAVPAAAILIYVSRQAKINGSYSLVKALRLKV, from the exons ATGTTTAAGGAGATGGGAAGAGCAAACCAGGCTGTGCTATTAATTTTGTGCGTGTTAAGGACTG TTAAAGcttttgaaatggaaattataCCTGCTGAGAGAATTGTGGCACAGATTGGAGGCACACTCATATTCACATGCAATACTACTGGCTGTGCATCACCAAGTTTTTCCTGGAGAACCCAGATGGACAGCCCCCTTGGAGGAAAAGTCAGAAACCACAGGACATATTCTACATTGACTATGAATCCAGTTGGTGTTGTGAATTCTCATTCTTATCTTTGTACTGTCATATGTGgtgagagagggaaaaaggagaagagtGTCAAAGTTGAACTTTACT CTTTCCCCAGTGATCCTATCATTGACATCAGCCCATCCTTAGTTGCTGGAGAACCAGCCCCTGTCATCTGTAAAATTCCGGATGTATATCCTTCTCATCACCTGGAAGTTCTCCTAAAGAAAGATGGACAGGTTCTTCATGAGGAATATTTTTTGGACGATGACAGCACCAATACAGAGACCAAAACTGTGACATATACATTTCATCCCATGGCTGAAGATGCTGGGAAAGAGATTACCTGTGTGGCCAGGTTACCAATTGTTGATATGGATTTTGAACCCAAAGAAAGAACATCTTCTCAGAAACTTAATGTAAATT TTGGTCCACAAAATACTGTCATTACTGCATCTCCAAGCAACTCACCAATGGAAGGAGACTCTCTGAACCTCACTTGTGTGACTCAGAGTGACCCACCAGCACAAATAGTTTGGAGTAAATATTTGGCTGAAGAAAGCATTCAGCATCTGATAAAAAACAATGTTCTTTTTATTCCCCGTGTCCATTTCAATGATTCAGGACGGTACATCTGTGAAGTAATTAATCTGGTAACTAATAAAACAGAGGAAGCAACTGTGAACATTGTTATACAAG GTGCTCCAGTCATCACAGAACTCTCCATTGAACCTTCTACAACAGTTCAGGAAGGACAAAATGTCTCCATACAATGTTCTGCTGAAAGCAACCCTCCTCCCAAGATAATTCTAAGGAGAAAATCTGACAATGCAGACATAGGGACTTCTAGTGccagaagtatttttcttccatctGTGATGTTCCAAAATGGAGGAGACTATGAATGTGTAGCAGAAAATAAGTATGGGAACAGTAAAAGTGAAATCACACTTAATGTGAAAT ATGGACCAAAGAATACAATGATCActgttttccctgctgctcttaAAGAAGGGGAAACTGTGACAATGAAATGTACTAGTTCTGGTAATCCAGCTCCTGTGATCtcctggaagaaaaagaaggccACCGGGGAGTCTGAGGAAATTTCTAAAAATGCAACTATAACTATACACAACTTGAAAAGTCAAGATCTGGGGCTTTATGAATGTGAAGCTTATAATCAATTTggcaaggaagaaaaagctgtggaattATATGTTCAAG